TCACATCGTTCTTGGACGCCGTCGGCGCCGCGTCCACCCGCACGCTTTCGAAATAGCCGCTCGATTGCATCGCCTGATTGAGTTCGGCAATCAGTTCAGAGTCATAGGGTGCGCCTTCCTTGAACGGCACCATGCGCCGCAACAAGTCTTCGTCGAACGGCGTGTCTCCCTCGAAACTGACCTTGCCCAGGGCATAACGCGGGCCGCTGTCATAGACGAGGTCGATGTCGGCGACACCGGCGCGTGGGTCCACCGACAACGTCTGATGCGTGAAGTGGCCGCTGAAGAAACCATAACGCGAGGCCTGATTCTGGATCAGTTTCTTGGCGTCTTCATAACGGCCATGGTTCAGCACCGCGCCGGTTTTCAGCGCAGCGCTTTTGGGGACACGAAAGGATTTGAGCGAGGCCGCCGGGCCGTCGACGCGAATCGTGACATTGCGCAAATGCACCGGCTCGCCAGGATCGATGTTGAGGATCAGGCGCGGCGTCTCGCCGCCCTTCACGTCGCTGTCGATCTGCGGCTGGTAATACCCCAACGCCTGGGCGGCCTTGCGCGCCTGTTCCTCGGCGCCACGACTGAAGCGCAGCAAGGCTTCTTCGTCACGATCGCCGAGGCTGCCGATATAGCCCTCTATATTGGCTTTCAGTTCATCGTTGGACGGTTTGATCCGCACATCCAATTCACTTTGCGCCAGTGCCGCGCAGCTGGTGAACAGCATCAGCACGCCACTGGTAATTCTTCCTGGAAACTTCATAGGCGCGGATGCTATCACGAGCTTGGGAGCGTGATAGAGCCTGGCATGCAGTGAAAGTTCTACCGAAAGTTTACGTTTATGCCGTTGCTGTTTGTAACACCTGGGGATTGGCGTGGAAAAATACGTGTTCGCGGATCGGTCCTACCGCTACCTCGCCGATTTCCTCGTAGCCCTGACGCTTATAGAACTCCAGATAACGAGGATTCCCGGTGTCCAGAATCACACCCTGGGAGGTTTCATCCACGGCACACCAGTTATGCACCGCTTGCAGCAGTTGCTCGCCGAAGTGTTTGCCCTGGAACTGCGGGTGAATCCCCAGCAACGGCAGGACATGCACCGAGTCGGACGGCACACAAGCGGCAACAGCAGCGTGGTAATCGAGGTAACGACGGGTACAACGAAAACCGGCGCTGAGCACCATGCGCAGGCGCCAGGCCCAGCTTTCGGTGATGCCCAATCGACGTTGCGGTGGAGCGATCAGGGCGATGCCGATCAGGCGGTCGTTGACCAGCAGGCCGATGGCCGGCAGATCCTGAAGAAAGTGTTGTTTGACCAGTTCCCGCACGGTCGCTCGCACACGATGCTCATAGCCGGGACGTTCGGCCTCGAACAAATAGCCGAAGGTCGGTTCGTGCCGGTAAGCGTGGTAAAGCAGGGAGCGCGCTTCGTGGGCGTAGCCGCTGTCGAGCATGTGGATATCGGCAATGGCGGTCGAGGTTTCGGGCATAACGGTAGATCTCCCCGGGGCGCTGCTCAAAATGGCGGCGCTCTTATTGGTACGAGCCTTTGGGTGGCAATACAGTTCCCCCACAGGTATAGACCAAGGCGGGCTCTTCATCGACTGGACGGGCCTCATCGCGGGCAAGCCACGCGCCCACAGGTTCTGTGGCGTACACAAAATTTGTGTCCGCTGGAGAACCTTGCAGGCGTGGCTTGCCCGCGATGAGGCCCTGACTGCCAATACAGATCTGACAAAACACAGTGAATCCCCTCACCCCAACACTGGCCCGATTCCCACAGGTCAGCTAGCATCGCCCTTTTGCCAGGACTGCCGACCATGAAGATCGTCTCCTTCAACATCAACGGGCTGCGCGCTCGCCCGCATCAGCTGGCGGCGCTGATCGACAAGCACCAGCCGGACGTGATCGGGCTGCAGGAAACCAAGGTTCACGACGACCAGTTCCCGTTGGCCGAGGTACAGGCGCTGGGTTATCACGTGTATTTCCACGGGCAGAAAGGCCATTACGGCGTCGCACTGCTCTCGCGTAAAGAACCGATTGCCCTGCATAAAGGCTTCGCCACCGACGACGAAGAGGCCCAACGACGCTTCATCTGGGGCACGTTCGCCGACGCCAATGGCGTGCCGGTGACCATCATGAACGGCTATTTCCCACAGGGCGAAAGCCGCGATCACCCCACCAAGTTCCCGGCCAAGGAGCGTTTCTACGGCGACCTGCAGCAGTTGCTGGAAAGCCAGTTCAGCAATGAACAGCCAGTGGTGGTGATGGGCGACGTGAACATTTCTCCGGAAGACTGCGACATCGGCATCGGCCCGGACAACATGAAACGCTGGCTGAAAACCGGAAAATGCAGCTTTCTGCCGGAAGAACGCGAGTGGATGGCCCGCTTGAAGAACTGGGGCCTGGTCGACAGTTTCCGTCACTTGAACCCGGACGTGGCCGACCGGTTCAGCTGGTTCGACTACCGCAGCCGCGGTTTTGAAGACGAACCCAAGCGCGGGCTGCGGATTGACCTGATCATGGCGTCCCATGGGTTGTTGCCGCGCGTCAAGGATGCGGGAGTGGACTACGAACTGCGTGGGATGGAAAAACCATCGGATCATGCGCCGATCTGGCTTGAGTTGAGCTGACTCCCCCAGGCTTTACACAGATCAAATTGTGGGAGCGAGCCTGCTCGCGATAGCAGACTTACATTCAATACAAGTGTTGACTGTTAAGCCCTCATCGCGAGCAGGCTCGCTCCCACATCCAGTGACTGTCATCTTTTAGAAATCTCACTGACTTATTCTCCCGGCACTTCCTTTGGCCAAACAAGGTGCCGGCATGACGCTGTGCAGATCGTTCCTGTTGACGCTGTGTGCCTGTTTGCCCTTCACCGCCTCAGCGGGCGATCTGCCGACGCCCGAAAACAGCCCCGTCCTGCGCATCCAGGGTTCCAACACCATCGGCGCCGCGTTGGGGCCGGCGCTGGTCGAAGGACTGATGCGCGAACAAGGCTTGCTCAAGGTCCGCAGTGAAGTCCCGGACAAAGCCAACGAACAACGTATCGTCGGCGAAACGGTTCAGGGACGACGGGTGATAGTGGACGTCGCGGCTCATGGTTCCAGCACCGGGTTCAGCGCCCTCAAAACCGCATCCGCCGACCTCGCCGCCTCGTCACGCCCGATCAAGGACAGCGAACGAGTCGAGCTCAAAACCCTGGGCGACTTCAAAAGCCCCGGCGCCGAACAAGTCATCGCCATCGATGGCCTGGCGATCATCCTCCATCCGCAAAATCCGCTGAACCAGCTCAGCACCGACCAATTGGCGCGAATTTTCAGCGGTGAGGCAAAAACCTGGGAAGAGCTCGGTGGCAGCGGCGGGACAATTCACCTGTATGCGCGGGATGACCAATCGGGCACCTACGACACCTTCAAGGAATTGGTCCTCAGCCGCCGCGGGAAAACGCTCAACAGCGCCGCGAAACGCTTCGAATCCAGCGAGCAATTGTCCGACGCCGTCAGTCTGGATCGGCAAGGCATCGGTTTTATCGGTTTGCCCTACGTGCGCCAGGCCAAAGCCGTGGCGATTGCCGATGGCCAATCCCAGGCCATGCTGCCGCTCAACAACCTTATTGCCACGGAAGACTATCCGCTGTCCCGGCGGCTGTTCTTTTACCTGCCGCCCACCGGGAAAAATCCTTGGGCACAAGCGCTGGTGGCGTTCGCGCAAAGCAGCAAAGGGCAGGAAATCGTCGCAGCCAATGGTTTTATCGCGCAGACCGTCCAGGCCATGACGGTTACGCCAAATGCACTGATGCCCGAGGGATATCAGGCGCTAAGTCGCCACGCCCAGCGGCTGTCGGTGAATTTCCGTTTCGAGGAAGGCAGCGCGACGCTGGACAACAAGGCCCGACAAGACTTGTCGCGGGTGCTCGACTATATAAAGCAGCACGATAAAACCAATCGGCAGGTGACGCTGGTGGGATTTGGTGATGCCAAGAGCGATCCGGCGCGTGCCGATCTATTATCGAAACTGCGGGCCATGGCGGTGCGGCGGGAACTGGTGAAAAGCGGCGTGGTGTTTCGCGAGATTCGCGGCTTTGGCGCCGAAATGCCGGTGGCGGCGAATAGCGCGGATGAGGGGCGGATCAAGAATCGGCGGGTTGAGGTTTGGGTGTATTGAGTCAGATGTTGCTGTGTTGAATGGGTCGACGCCTTCGCGGGCAAACCTCGCTACCACAGAGAATAGTGATCCCTGTAGGAGCGGGGCTTGCCCGCGAAGAACGATGACGCTGTTTTACTGCCCGCTACGCATCATCTCTTTCGGCACGTACTTGCCGATCTCGAACTTGCCGATTGCCGCGCGGTGCACTTCGTCCGGGCCATCGGCCAGGCGCAGAGTGCGTTGCATCGCATACATATAGGCCAGCGGGAAATCGTTGGAAACCCCTGCCCCGCCATGCATCTGGATGGCCCGATCGATCACCCGCAGGGCCACGTTCGGCGCGACGACTTTGATCTGCGCGATCTCGCTCTTCGCCACCTTGTTACCGACGGTGTCCATCATGTACGCCGCTTTCAATGTCAGCAGGCGTGCCATGTCGATTTCCATCCGCGAGTCGGCGATCTTGTCGATGTTGCCGCCCAGGCGTGCCAACGGTTTACCGAACGCGGTGCGGCTCACTGCACGTTTGCACATCAACTCCAGCGCACGCTCGGCCATGCCGATCGAGCGCATGCAGTGGTGAATCCGACCCGGGCCAAGGCGACCCTGGGCGATTTCGAAGCCGCGTCCCTCGCCCAGCAGGACGTTTTCATACGGCACGCGAACGTTTTCAAACAGCACTTCGGCGTGGCCGTGAGGCGCGTCGTCGTAGCCGAACACCGGCAACGGACGAACGATCTTCACTCCCGGGGCATCCACCGGCACCAGGATCATCGAGTGCTGGGCGTGGCGTGGCGCGTCAGGATTGCTCAGGCCCATGAAGATCAGAATCTTGCAGCGCGGGTCGCAGGCGCCTGAGGTCCACCACTTTTTACCGTTGATCACCCACTCGTCGCCGTCACGCACAGCGCGGGCAGCCATGTTGGTGGCGTCGGACGAAGCAACGTCCGGTTCGGTCATGGCGAACGCGGAGCGGATCTCGCCGCGCAGCAGCGGTTCGAGCCAGCGTTGTTTCTGTTCTTCGTTGGCGTAACGCACCAGCACTTCCATGTTGCCGGTGTCCGGTGCGGAGCAGTTGAAGGGCTCAGGACCGAGCAGCGAGCGGCCCATGATTTCCGCCAATGGCGCGTATTCGAGGTTGGTCAGGCCGGCACCGAGTTCGGACTCAGGCAGAAACAGATTCCACAACCCTTCGGCCTTGGCCTTGAGTTTGAGCTCCTCCATGATCGCGGTCGGCTGCCAGCGATCGCCTTCGGCGACCTGGCGCTCGAACACGGCTTCGGCGGGATAAACGTAAGTGTCCATGAACGCGGTCACGCGCTCACGCAGTTCCTGAACCTTGGGCGAATAAGCGAAATCCATGAGCAATTACCTTCTTGGGCAGAGGTTGTTTTAGGTCATGCATCGATGCTAGAACAGCGTTGATAATTTACCTAGCCTATTCTCGGCGTGTATTAACATTCATCACCGATATATGATCGGCTGATTGAGAACCAACAATAAGAGTGCAGCGCAATGAATCTGAGCAAGGTCGACCTCAACCTTTTCATCGTCTTCGACGCGATCTACACCGAAGCCAATTTGACCCGAGCCGGGCAGATTGTCGGCATTACTCAGCCAGCCGTCTCGAACGCTCTGGCCCGCCTGCG
This region of Pseudomonas mandelii genomic DNA includes:
- a CDS encoding GNAT family N-acetyltransferase — its product is MPETSTAIADIHMLDSGYAHEARSLLYHAYRHEPTFGYLFEAERPGYEHRVRATVRELVKQHFLQDLPAIGLLVNDRLIGIALIAPPQRRLGITESWAWRLRMVLSAGFRCTRRYLDYHAAVAACVPSDSVHVLPLLGIHPQFQGKHFGEQLLQAVHNWCAVDETSQGVILDTGNPRYLEFYKRQGYEEIGEVAVGPIREHVFFHANPQVLQTATA
- the xthA gene encoding exodeoxyribonuclease III; this translates as MKIVSFNINGLRARPHQLAALIDKHQPDVIGLQETKVHDDQFPLAEVQALGYHVYFHGQKGHYGVALLSRKEPIALHKGFATDDEEAQRRFIWGTFADANGVPVTIMNGYFPQGESRDHPTKFPAKERFYGDLQQLLESQFSNEQPVVVMGDVNISPEDCDIGIGPDNMKRWLKTGKCSFLPEEREWMARLKNWGLVDSFRHLNPDVADRFSWFDYRSRGFEDEPKRGLRIDLIMASHGLLPRVKDAGVDYELRGMEKPSDHAPIWLELS
- a CDS encoding substrate-binding domain-containing protein, which translates into the protein MTLCRSFLLTLCACLPFTASAGDLPTPENSPVLRIQGSNTIGAALGPALVEGLMREQGLLKVRSEVPDKANEQRIVGETVQGRRVIVDVAAHGSSTGFSALKTASADLAASSRPIKDSERVELKTLGDFKSPGAEQVIAIDGLAIILHPQNPLNQLSTDQLARIFSGEAKTWEELGGSGGTIHLYARDDQSGTYDTFKELVLSRRGKTLNSAAKRFESSEQLSDAVSLDRQGIGFIGLPYVRQAKAVAIADGQSQAMLPLNNLIATEDYPLSRRLFFYLPPTGKNPWAQALVAFAQSSKGQEIVAANGFIAQTVQAMTVTPNALMPEGYQALSRHAQRLSVNFRFEEGSATLDNKARQDLSRVLDYIKQHDKTNRQVTLVGFGDAKSDPARADLLSKLRAMAVRRELVKSGVVFREIRGFGAEMPVAANSADEGRIKNRRVEVWVY
- a CDS encoding acyl-CoA dehydrogenase; its protein translation is MDFAYSPKVQELRERVTAFMDTYVYPAEAVFERQVAEGDRWQPTAIMEELKLKAKAEGLWNLFLPESELGAGLTNLEYAPLAEIMGRSLLGPEPFNCSAPDTGNMEVLVRYANEEQKQRWLEPLLRGEIRSAFAMTEPDVASSDATNMAARAVRDGDEWVINGKKWWTSGACDPRCKILIFMGLSNPDAPRHAQHSMILVPVDAPGVKIVRPLPVFGYDDAPHGHAEVLFENVRVPYENVLLGEGRGFEIAQGRLGPGRIHHCMRSIGMAERALELMCKRAVSRTAFGKPLARLGGNIDKIADSRMEIDMARLLTLKAAYMMDTVGNKVAKSEIAQIKVVAPNVALRVIDRAIQMHGGAGVSNDFPLAYMYAMQRTLRLADGPDEVHRAAIGKFEIGKYVPKEMMRSGQ